The Flavobacterium piscisymbiosum genome includes a region encoding these proteins:
- a CDS encoding thioredoxin family protein codes for MKNIIAKALFKSHTYPEYRKLVADLLVDGQSTGSEQSESLTNYSKLNDARMNRLDKTIKLTDEIVLKLENLDHRYIWLVISEGWCGDAAQILPIINKMALASNKKIDLRIVLRDENEELMSQYLTNGGKAIPKVIVICKEAGIVRADWGPRPKVASELITNYKKEFGVLDEKIKTDLQLWYLADKGVSVQEELMQIIEDIKYNRL; via the coding sequence ATGAAAAATATTATCGCTAAAGCATTATTTAAAAGTCATACCTATCCTGAATATCGCAAATTGGTTGCTGATTTATTAGTCGACGGCCAATCAACTGGTAGCGAACAATCTGAAAGTTTAACTAATTATAGTAAACTGAACGATGCCAGAATGAATCGATTAGATAAAACGATAAAATTAACAGATGAAATTGTTTTAAAATTAGAAAACCTGGATCATAGATATATTTGGCTTGTAATTTCTGAAGGCTGGTGCGGTGATGCTGCTCAAATACTTCCTATTATTAATAAAATGGCTTTGGCATCGAATAAAAAAATCGATCTTAGAATTGTACTGCGCGACGAAAATGAGGAATTAATGAGCCAATATCTTACGAATGGCGGAAAAGCAATTCCGAAAGTGATTGTAATTTGTAAAGAAGCAGGAATTGTTCGTGCCGATTGGGGACCGCGACCAAAAGTAGCATCTGAATTAATAACGAATTATAAAAAGGAATTTGGTGTATTGGATGAAAAAATAAAAACAGATTTGCAATTATGGTATCTTGCAGATAAAGGGGTTTCGGTTCAGGAAGAACTCATGCAAATTATAGAAGATATCAAATATAATCGTTTGTAA
- the pyrH gene encoding UMP kinase, with the protein MKYKRILLKLSGEALMGDLQYGIDPKRLAEYAEEIKQIHSKGVEIAIVIGGGNIFRGVAGASAGMDRVQGDYMGMLATVINGMALQGALEDKGMKTRLQTALKMESIAEPYIKRRADRHLEKGRIVIFGAGTGNPYFTTDTAAVLRGIEINADVILKGTRVDGVYDSDPEKNASAVKFDMISFDDVLKKGLNVMDTTAFTLSQENKLPIVVFDMNKIGNLLKICEGENIGTVVNI; encoded by the coding sequence ATGAAATATAAAAGAATTCTTCTAAAACTGAGCGGCGAAGCCTTGATGGGTGATTTACAATACGGTATTGACCCTAAAAGATTAGCCGAATATGCTGAAGAAATTAAGCAAATTCACAGTAAAGGAGTAGAAATTGCTATTGTTATTGGAGGAGGAAATATTTTTAGAGGCGTTGCAGGTGCAAGTGCTGGTATGGATAGAGTACAAGGCGATTATATGGGAATGCTGGCTACCGTGATCAACGGAATGGCATTACAAGGCGCTCTTGAAGACAAAGGAATGAAAACGCGTTTGCAAACTGCTTTAAAAATGGAATCTATTGCAGAACCATATATTAAAAGAAGAGCAGATCGTCACCTTGAAAAAGGAAGAATTGTAATTTTTGGAGCCGGAACCGGAAATCCTTATTTTACAACTGATACTGCAGCCGTTTTAAGAGGAATTGAAATTAACGCAGATGTGATCTTAAAAGGAACTCGTGTTGATGGTGTTTACGATTCTGATCCTGAAAAAAATGCATCAGCGGTGAAATTTGATATGATTTCGTTTGATGATGTCCTTAAAAAAGGATTAAACGTGATGGATACAACAGCTTTTACATTAAGTCAGGAAAACAAATTACCAATCGTTGTTTTTGATATGAACAAAATTGGAAATTTATTAAAAATCTGTGAAGGCGAAAACATAGGAACAGTAGTAAATATATAG
- the frr gene encoding ribosome recycling factor, producing the protein MTEEIEFILDSTEESMNGSIAHLEKEFLNIRAGKASPAMLGSVFVDYYGSATPLSQVSKISVPDARTITLQPFEKNMLQVIEKAIMIANIGFNPMNNGDVIIISVPPLTEERRRDLAKQAKSEAEDAKIGVRNVRKDANTDIKKLEKEGTSEDVCKSAEEQVQNLTNTYIKKIDELLAAKEAEIMKV; encoded by the coding sequence ATGACTGAAGAAATAGAATTTATATTAGATAGTACTGAAGAATCAATGAATGGTTCGATTGCGCATTTAGAGAAAGAATTTCTTAACATTCGTGCAGGAAAAGCTTCTCCGGCAATGCTTGGAAGCGTTTTTGTAGATTATTACGGATCAGCAACACCACTTTCGCAAGTGTCTAAAATTAGTGTTCCTGATGCAAGAACAATTACATTACAGCCTTTCGAAAAAAACATGTTACAAGTTATCGAAAAAGCAATTATGATTGCCAATATCGGTTTCAACCCAATGAACAACGGTGATGTAATCATTATCAGTGTTCCGCCATTGACAGAAGAGCGTCGTAGAGATTTGGCAAAACAAGCAAAATCTGAAGCTGAAGATGCCAAAATTGGTGTGCGTAATGTGCGTAAAGATGCCAATACCGACATTAAAAAATTAGAAAAAGAAGGAACTTCTGAAGACGTTTGCAAATCTGCCGAAGAGCAAGTTCAGAATCTAACCAACACTTATATCAAAAAAATCGATGAATTATTGGCTGCAAAAGAAGCCGAAATCATGAAAGTATAA
- a CDS encoding DUF5686 family protein — translation MKLFCLLTLFFTLTIQAQFQINGIVTDSNNKPLPFATITTPDNINTITDVDGKFIFTPSQKATSFSVSYIGFQTKIVAITEKRYYSVSLSQKTDDLKEVIISNENPALTIIRKVIANKNKNNPQKKLNSFEYKSYNKLIVTANPDSIDGRIDSTAAYKDFDKKRINVDSSDYKFKEIITKQHLFQTEKVSQYQFGNNKLKETILGTKMAGFKNPIYEVIAFNLQSISIYDNKYELFETKYENPISNTATTSYNYKLLDTVNIKGRETYMIYFKNKQNRKSSGLEGVLYIDQENFAVAKAVMRIKGVLDISGIHEFEYVPSEKVWFQSNTTFKIVKGKNDDDIKILGGTIQFDGDVEDNFEPRKKSASDFTYLLSESNNFDIHYNTKTPIKDPSLYIEIKEDANKKPEAFWNEYRKESLDLKGQKTYQLIDSLSIKKRIENRLGFGRKIINGYIPIGPIDLDLKKIISYNNYEGFRLGLGGITNDRFSKNFRIEGYSAYGTKDGEVKYSLGAGVLLDKSTNTWVNGYYTDDVREIASTVFAVDKRVFKIYDPRPINISTFYQYTAWKANVQSKIIPKTEAVFELARTYVAPQFDYMFNYDGKLYSSYVMTTAMVSIVWAPFSNFMQTPTGRNESEKRFPRFTFQYTQTLPDVLGNDFTFGKIDFKTEYEKNYLNGQKTSLLLQGGYAIGDVPLTHLYNTMPNNLTKETVIQRITFAGRNSFETMYFNEFFSSQYIFFQIKHGFDRIRILKKVRPSLVLVTRMAWGNMENPQQHVGPTYKTLDKGFFESGIELNKIYKGFGLGGFYRYGPNQLLKFEDNIAVKISYVLDLGL, via the coding sequence ATGAAGCTATTTTGTTTATTGACTTTGTTTTTTACGCTTACTATTCAGGCGCAATTTCAAATAAACGGAATTGTAACGGACTCTAATAATAAACCGCTTCCTTTTGCAACCATAACAACTCCGGACAACATCAATACGATTACAGATGTTGATGGAAAGTTCATTTTTACACCTTCTCAAAAAGCAACTAGTTTTTCGGTTTCCTATATTGGTTTTCAAACCAAAATTGTTGCCATTACAGAAAAAAGATATTATTCTGTTTCACTTTCTCAAAAAACTGATGATCTAAAAGAAGTGATAATTTCGAATGAAAATCCTGCTTTAACCATCATAAGAAAAGTAATTGCGAATAAGAACAAAAACAATCCTCAAAAAAAGCTGAACAGTTTTGAGTATAAAAGCTACAACAAACTTATCGTAACTGCCAATCCGGATTCTATCGATGGCAGGATCGATTCTACTGCAGCTTATAAGGATTTCGATAAAAAACGCATCAATGTCGATTCATCAGATTATAAATTCAAAGAAATAATCACCAAGCAGCATTTGTTTCAAACCGAAAAAGTCTCACAATATCAGTTTGGAAATAACAAGCTAAAAGAAACCATTCTGGGAACCAAAATGGCAGGATTCAAAAACCCGATCTATGAAGTTATTGCTTTCAATTTGCAATCTATTTCGATTTACGATAATAAATACGAGTTATTCGAAACCAAATACGAAAACCCAATTTCGAATACTGCAACTACAAGTTACAACTACAAATTACTCGATACCGTAAACATAAAAGGTCGCGAAACTTATATGATTTACTTTAAAAACAAACAAAACAGAAAATCATCAGGATTAGAAGGTGTCTTGTATATCGATCAGGAAAATTTTGCCGTAGCCAAAGCTGTAATGCGTATAAAAGGCGTTCTCGATATTAGCGGCATTCACGAATTCGAATATGTACCAAGTGAAAAAGTATGGTTTCAGAGCAATACGACTTTTAAAATCGTAAAAGGAAAAAATGATGACGATATTAAAATTCTGGGGGGAACCATTCAGTTTGACGGAGATGTAGAAGACAATTTCGAACCAAGAAAAAAATCAGCTTCAGACTTTACTTATTTGCTATCTGAAAGTAATAATTTCGACATTCATTACAATACAAAAACACCAATAAAAGATCCGTCACTTTATATCGAAATTAAAGAAGATGCCAACAAAAAACCGGAAGCATTCTGGAATGAATACCGAAAAGAAAGTTTAGACCTGAAAGGGCAAAAAACATATCAATTGATAGATAGCCTTTCGATCAAAAAAAGAATCGAAAATCGCTTAGGCTTTGGCCGAAAAATCATCAATGGCTACATCCCTATCGGACCAATTGATCTTGATCTGAAAAAGATCATTAGTTACAACAATTATGAAGGTTTCCGACTTGGTCTTGGCGGCATCACAAACGATCGTTTTTCTAAAAATTTCAGAATCGAAGGATACTCTGCTTACGGAACCAAAGATGGCGAAGTTAAATACAGTTTAGGAGCCGGAGTTTTGCTCGACAAAAGCACGAACACCTGGGTAAACGGATATTATACAGATGATGTTCGCGAAATTGCAAGTACCGTTTTTGCCGTTGATAAGCGTGTTTTTAAAATTTATGATCCTCGCCCAATAAACATTAGTACTTTCTATCAATATACCGCATGGAAAGCCAACGTTCAATCTAAAATTATTCCAAAAACCGAGGCCGTTTTCGAATTAGCACGTACTTATGTCGCGCCACAATTTGATTACATGTTCAATTACGACGGGAAATTATATTCGAGTTACGTTATGACCACCGCAATGGTTTCTATTGTTTGGGCGCCATTTAGCAACTTTATGCAAACACCAACCGGGCGAAACGAATCAGAGAAAAGATTCCCTAGATTTACTTTTCAGTACACACAAACATTACCCGACGTTTTAGGAAACGACTTTACTTTTGGTAAAATAGATTTCAAAACCGAGTATGAAAAAAATTACCTAAACGGTCAAAAAACAAGCTTGCTTTTGCAAGGAGGTTACGCAATAGGCGATGTCCCGCTTACACATTTGTACAACACAATGCCCAACAACTTAACAAAAGAAACCGTTATCCAGCGTATTACTTTTGCAGGCCGAAACAGTTTTGAAACCATGTATTTTAATGAGTTTTTCTCGAGCCAATATATCTTTTTCCAAATCAAACATGGTTTTGACCGAATCAGAATCCTTAAAAAAGTACGTCCTTCTTTAGTTTTAGTTACCAGAATGGCCTGGGGAAATATGGAAAATCCACAACAGCACGTTGGTCCAACCTACAAAACTTTAGACAAAGGTTTCTTCGAATCCGGAATCGAACTAAACAAGATTTACAAAGGTTTTGGACTTGGTGGTTTCTATCGCTACGGACCAAATCAGTTGCTGAAATTCGAGGACAATATTGCCGTTAAGATTTCGTATGTTCTGGATTTGGGGCTTTAG
- a CDS encoding cation:proton antiporter: MNNIKNSLFYVTVIGGFTALIYWVISKGAALEVGRGIVHKQIESNHWNDFLDSMIDNLKHPLAILLAQIVTIILVARLFGWVFRKIGQPSVIGEMIAGIVLGPSLVGMYFPEFSAALFPKESLGNLQFLSQIGLILFMFVIGMELDLKVLKNKAHDAVVISHASIVIPFALGLSLAYFIYHTFAPVGVEFASFGLFMGIAMSITAFPVLARIVQERGMQKTKLGTIAITCAAADDITAWCILAVVIAIVKAGSFTSALYVIGLAILYVIVMLKIVRPFLKRVGDLNSTRESLNKPVVAIFFITLLFSAYASELIGIHALFGAFLAGAIMPENNKFRNIFIEKVEDVAIIVLLPLFFVFTGLRTQIGLLNDPYLWKVTAVIIAVAVAGKFLGSAFAAKFVGQSWKDSLAIGALMNTRGLMELVVLNIGYDLGVLSTEIFTMMVIMALVTTFMTGPALDFIGFIFKDKVTAVPQEIGNKSKYKILLSFATPERGKKLLKIANSLVKKQGDNSIVTAMHLSLSTEIHSFDIKDHERKMLVPVIEESERLNQNMVSVFKVTNDIDTDIIDTANQGEYDLLLVGLGQSIFDGTLLGKILGFTTRIVNPDRLIDKFTGKEGLFENSPFDERTRHIIAKSKMPVGIFIDKELEEVNQIFMPIFSKEDSFLIEYAKKLINNNGSQITVLDASGEVKNTRDIQETIRSIEQIAPNHIMIMHDRTIKKEFLENQNLMIISLDSWKKLIESQSTWLNNTPSVLILKP, translated from the coding sequence ATGAATAACATAAAAAACTCCTTATTTTACGTTACTGTAATTGGCGGATTCACTGCCTTGATATATTGGGTAATTTCAAAAGGTGCTGCACTCGAAGTGGGGCGCGGAATCGTACACAAACAAATCGAAAGCAATCATTGGAATGATTTTCTCGATTCGATGATAGACAATTTAAAACATCCGTTGGCTATTTTATTGGCACAAATCGTTACGATTATTTTAGTAGCACGTTTATTTGGATGGGTTTTTAGAAAAATAGGGCAGCCATCTGTAATTGGCGAAATGATTGCAGGTATTGTTTTAGGACCGTCTTTAGTAGGGATGTATTTTCCTGAATTCTCTGCTGCATTGTTTCCAAAAGAATCTTTAGGGAACCTGCAGTTTTTAAGTCAGATTGGTTTGATCCTTTTCATGTTCGTTATCGGGATGGAATTAGATCTGAAAGTATTAAAAAACAAAGCACATGATGCGGTGGTAATAAGTCACGCAAGTATTGTTATCCCGTTTGCCCTGGGTTTGTCATTAGCTTATTTTATCTACCATACTTTTGCTCCGGTTGGCGTTGAGTTTGCATCGTTTGGTTTGTTTATGGGAATCGCAATGAGTATCACGGCGTTTCCCGTATTGGCGAGAATCGTGCAGGAACGAGGCATGCAAAAAACAAAACTGGGTACTATTGCCATAACTTGTGCTGCGGCCGATGATATTACTGCCTGGTGTATCTTGGCTGTTGTAATTGCGATCGTAAAAGCAGGTTCGTTTACAAGTGCTTTATATGTAATTGGGTTGGCTATTTTGTATGTAATTGTGATGCTAAAAATAGTTCGTCCGTTTTTGAAACGTGTTGGAGATTTAAATTCAACCCGAGAAAGTTTGAACAAACCTGTTGTTGCTATTTTCTTTATTACCCTTTTATTCTCAGCTTATGCTTCTGAATTAATTGGGATTCACGCTTTATTTGGTGCTTTCTTAGCGGGAGCAATTATGCCTGAAAATAATAAATTCAGAAATATTTTTATCGAAAAAGTCGAAGACGTTGCCATTATTGTTCTATTGCCATTGTTCTTTGTGTTTACAGGTTTACGTACGCAAATAGGATTATTAAACGATCCGTATTTATGGAAAGTTACAGCTGTAATTATTGCAGTTGCTGTAGCGGGTAAATTTTTAGGAAGCGCTTTTGCCGCAAAATTCGTAGGACAAAGCTGGAAAGATAGTTTAGCTATTGGAGCATTAATGAATACTCGTGGTTTAATGGAGCTTGTAGTTTTAAATATTGGGTACGATCTGGGCGTTTTGTCTACAGAGATTTTTACCATGATGGTTATTATGGCTTTGGTAACAACTTTTATGACAGGTCCGGCACTGGATTTTATAGGTTTTATATTTAAAGATAAAGTCACCGCAGTTCCTCAGGAAATTGGAAATAAAAGCAAGTACAAGATTCTGCTTTCGTTTGCAACTCCTGAAAGAGGAAAGAAATTATTGAAAATCGCAAATAGCTTAGTTAAAAAACAAGGCGATAATTCGATTGTAACGGCGATGCATTTATCATTAAGTACCGAGATACATTCGTTTGACATCAAAGATCATGAGCGTAAAATGTTAGTTCCGGTTATTGAAGAATCAGAACGTTTGAATCAGAATATGGTGAGCGTTTTTAAAGTAACGAATGATATTGATACTGATATTATAGATACTGCAAACCAAGGCGAATATGATTTATTGTTAGTAGGTTTAGGACAATCTATTTTTGATGGAACTTTGCTTGGGAAGATTCTTGGTTTTACTACCCGAATTGTAAATCCGGATCGTTTGATCGATAAGTTTACAGGAAAAGAAGGTTTGTTCGAGAATTCTCCTTTTGATGAAAGAACACGTCATATTATTGCAAAAAGTAAAATGCCGGTTGGTATTTTTATCGATAAAGAACTGGAAGAAGTAAATCAGATTTTTATGCCAATTTTCAGTAAAGAAGATTCTTTCCTTATTGAATATGCGAAGAAACTAATCAATAATAACGGATCTCAGATCACGGTTCTTGATGCGAGTGGAGAGGTGAAAAATACAAGGGATATTCAGGAAACAATTCGTTCTATTGAACAAATTGCACCCAATCATATCATGATTATGCATGACAGAACGATCAAAAAAGAGTTTTTAGAAAACCAGAACCTGATGATTATTAGTTTAGACAGTTGGAAAAAACTAATCGAATCTCAAAGTACGTGGCTGAATAATACGCCTTCGGTTTTGATCTTGAAACCATAA
- a CDS encoding LytR/AlgR family response regulator transcription factor, which translates to MNTKLKCLLLDDELPGLTYLKMLCEQIHEVEIVKTYNNPEKLLADIPNLDFDLLISDIEMPGIDGLHLAEMLDNKLVIFCTAYKDYAADAFNIDAVDYITKPVKLERLQKAISKAYERFHKPDAAKKFIQLNTDKGKTLLYFNQIVYIKTAASDSRDKTVLLVDGSFLNLKNVKFDTLLNELSDADFCRVNKKEIVAVKAIKFFNHNEIVLHHLEKNDKNSTLILSETYRSDFLKKVKI; encoded by the coding sequence TTGAATACAAAACTGAAATGCTTGCTGCTGGACGATGAGTTACCGGGATTAACGTACTTAAAAATGCTTTGCGAACAAATTCATGAAGTCGAAATTGTAAAAACGTATAATAATCCGGAGAAACTCCTTGCCGATATTCCGAATCTCGATTTTGATCTTTTAATATCAGATATCGAAATGCCCGGAATCGACGGTTTGCATCTGGCAGAAATGCTCGACAATAAATTAGTAATTTTTTGTACTGCTTATAAAGATTATGCTGCCGATGCTTTTAATATTGATGCAGTAGATTATATCACAAAACCAGTAAAACTGGAACGTTTACAAAAAGCGATCTCAAAAGCTTATGAGCGTTTTCATAAACCGGACGCGGCTAAAAAGTTCATTCAGTTGAATACAGACAAAGGAAAAACTTTATTGTATTTTAATCAGATTGTGTACATAAAAACGGCCGCCAGTGATAGTCGCGATAAAACAGTTTTACTTGTTGATGGAAGTTTTCTGAATCTAAAAAATGTAAAGTTTGATACGTTATTAAACGAATTATCTGATGCCGATTTTTGTCGCGTAAACAAGAAGGAAATTGTGGCGGTAAAAGCCATTAAATTTTTTAATCATAACGAAATTGTGCTGCATCATTTAGAAAAAAATGATAAAAATAGCACTTTAATCTTAAGCGAAACCTATCGTTCTGATTTTCTAAAAAAGGTAAAAATCTAG
- a CDS encoding sensor histidine kinase — MQENNTITFIFLAILLLLIVIICFLMYQLMQFKKAKDDAEKSFYALEMKVNDLQLETLESKLNPHLFKNILNSIQSHAYQTYFALDKLANVLDYILYESKKKFVTAKEEIDFALNLIEINKIKISPLFELKIKTNINKEDKLYDQPLLAPLISIDLIENAFKHADLQSADAFISVVFEFRDNAFFMTVSNKISDKKVLKKERSGFGHATLEHRLRIIYKNNFKLDKFVENDVYIAHLKIDLLEYKTEMLAAGR; from the coding sequence ATGCAAGAAAACAACACTATTACTTTTATATTTCTGGCGATTCTTTTATTGCTTATCGTTATCATTTGTTTTTTGATGTATCAATTGATGCAGTTTAAAAAAGCAAAAGATGATGCTGAGAAAAGTTTCTATGCACTCGAAATGAAAGTGAATGATTTGCAGTTAGAAACTTTAGAATCAAAACTGAATCCGCATTTGTTCAAGAATATTTTGAATTCCATTCAGTCGCATGCCTATCAAACTTATTTTGCTTTAGATAAACTGGCCAATGTTTTGGATTATATTTTATACGAAAGCAAAAAGAAATTTGTTACCGCAAAAGAAGAAATTGATTTTGCCTTGAATTTAATTGAAATCAATAAAATAAAGATCAGCCCGCTTTTTGAATTGAAGATCAAAACCAACATCAATAAAGAAGATAAATTATACGATCAGCCGTTATTAGCGCCGCTGATTTCTATTGATTTAATCGAAAATGCCTTTAAACACGCTGATTTGCAAAGTGCCGACGCTTTTATTTCGGTAGTTTTTGAGTTTAGGGATAATGCTTTTTTTATGACGGTTTCGAATAAAATCTCTGATAAAAAAGTGCTAAAAAAAGAACGAAGCGGTTTTGGTCATGCGACTTTAGAACACCGACTTCGTATTATTTATAAAAACAACTTCAAACTCGATAAGTTTGTAGAAAATGATGTTTATATAGCTCATCTTAAAATAGATTTACTTGAATACAAAACTGAAATGCTTGCTGCTGGACGATGA
- a CDS encoding DMT family transporter encodes MNWILLIIAGLFEVGFASCLGKAKETTGMISTYWMVGFFVCLSISMVLLYKATQVLPIGTAYAVWTGVGAVGTVLVGILIFKEPATFWRIFFLSTLIASIIGLKFVSSH; translated from the coding sequence ATGAATTGGATTTTATTAATTATAGCAGGACTTTTTGAAGTAGGGTTTGCTTCTTGTTTAGGCAAAGCCAAAGAAACAACAGGAATGATCTCCACATATTGGATGGTTGGTTTTTTTGTTTGTCTTTCTATAAGTATGGTATTATTGTATAAAGCCACGCAAGTTTTGCCCATAGGAACCGCTTATGCCGTTTGGACAGGAGTTGGCGCAGTTGGAACTGTTTTAGTCGGGATTTTAATTTTTAAAGAACCGGCAACTTTCTGGAGGATATTTTTTCTTTCGACTTTAATCGCTTCGATCATTGGGTTAAAGTTTGTTTCTAGTCATTAA
- a CDS encoding efflux RND transporter permease subunit, with product MKNAVQVGFWEKLARIILKNRIIILVILSALTIFLGYQWKNLSMTYTEANLLPKDHIVNKQYQQFLDKFGEEGNLVVIGFQDPKFFTPKNYAAWNELMTGLKNSKEVDLVVSLNDLKKLEKDTVNEKFVLTPFIDQKKALDPEYLKKIQYDLFHNLPFYEGLLFNKQSGSIRSAIYINKALVNTPERKTFILENLVPKIDKFEKTTGVDLKVSGMPYIRTINADNMKGEIGLFIGAALFTVSLIFFFFFRSFRATFISICILIIGVIWSFGTLGLFHYKITILTAIIPPLIIVIGITNCIFLINKYQQEIKLHNNQAKALQRIISKIGVSTLMTNLTTAIGFATFMITGNDLLFEFGLVTSINVISVYLLTLLIVPIVYSFMSIPGERHLYHLNKTYISTLLNFVENVVKNKRKVIYTIYGLLLIFSVIGVSQMKVSGSLIGEMPKSASFYKDILFYEKEFNGVMPLEIMINTKHKKGVMKLSTMKKMDELQNTIAELPELSKPVSVVNLVKYSKQAFYNGNPEYYQLPTSQEQTFILSYAKNATKNSKDNLMKSYVDSTGQYARITTFMKDIGTQEMARVEKKLRSKIAEIFPEDRYEVTLTGKALVFQKGTSYLVDNLIESLIFAILVIAGLMLYLFRSFKMVMASVITNILPLCITSGLMGYFGIPLKPSTILVFSIAFGISVDNAIQFMAKYKHDLIQSNGKVKKSVFSALRETGISTFYTSVVLILGFATFTLSSFSGTIALGGLISCTLAFAMFANLLVLPALVLTFEKKKAKKEDLENLEG from the coding sequence ATGAAAAACGCTGTACAAGTTGGATTTTGGGAAAAACTAGCCCGAATCATACTTAAGAACCGAATTATAATACTAGTAATCCTATCTGCTTTAACAATTTTCCTTGGTTATCAATGGAAAAACCTTTCTATGACTTATACCGAAGCCAACTTGCTTCCTAAAGATCATATCGTAAATAAACAATACCAACAGTTTCTGGATAAATTTGGTGAAGAGGGAAATTTAGTAGTAATTGGGTTTCAGGATCCAAAATTTTTTACACCTAAAAACTACGCGGCCTGGAATGAATTAATGACAGGTTTAAAAAATTCTAAAGAGGTAGATTTGGTCGTTTCTTTGAATGATTTAAAGAAACTCGAAAAAGATACCGTTAACGAAAAATTTGTCCTTACTCCTTTTATTGATCAAAAGAAAGCGCTTGATCCTGAGTATTTAAAAAAGATACAATATGATTTGTTTCACAATTTACCTTTTTACGAAGGATTATTGTTTAATAAACAAAGCGGTAGTATTCGTTCGGCCATTTACATCAATAAAGCACTTGTAAATACACCGGAAAGAAAGACTTTTATTCTTGAAAACCTGGTTCCGAAAATTGATAAATTCGAAAAAACAACAGGAGTTGACTTGAAAGTTTCCGGAATGCCGTACATCAGAACGATTAATGCGGATAATATGAAAGGTGAAATCGGGCTATTTATTGGCGCGGCTTTATTCACCGTTTCGTTGATTTTCTTTTTCTTTTTCCGTTCGTTCAGAGCGACTTTTATTTCTATTTGTATTTTAATAATTGGTGTAATCTGGTCTTTTGGGACACTTGGATTATTTCATTATAAAATCACGATTCTAACGGCTATTATTCCGCCATTAATTATCGTAATTGGGATTACGAATTGTATTTTCCTGATTAATAAATATCAGCAGGAAATAAAACTGCATAACAATCAAGCAAAGGCTTTACAGCGTATTATTTCGAAAATTGGAGTTTCGACTTTAATGACGAATTTAACCACCGCGATAGGTTTTGCTACGTTTATGATTACGGGTAATGATTTGCTTTTTGAATTTGGATTAGTGACTTCGATCAACGTAATTTCGGTTTATTTACTAACGCTTTTAATTGTGCCAATTGTATACAGTTTTATGTCGATTCCGGGCGAAAGACATTTGTATCACTTAAACAAAACTTACATTTCGACTTTATTAAATTTTGTTGAAAATGTGGTAAAAAACAAACGAAAAGTAATTTATACCATTTACGGTTTGCTTTTGATTTTTAGTGTAATTGGGGTTTCGCAAATGAAAGTTTCCGGAAGTTTGATTGGTGAGATGCCAAAAAGCGCTTCATTTTATAAAGACATTTTATTTTACGAAAAAGAATTCAACGGTGTAATGCCACTCGAAATAATGATTAACACCAAACATAAAAAAGGTGTTATGAAATTATCGACGATGAAAAAAATGGATGAATTGCAAAACACGATTGCAGAACTTCCTGAATTATCAAAACCGGTTTCTGTAGTAAATTTGGTTAAATATTCGAAACAGGCTTTCTATAACGGAAATCCGGAATATTACCAATTGCCAACTTCGCAGGAACAAACATTTATTTTATCGTATGCAAAAAATGCGACAAAAAACAGCAAAGACAATTTAATGAAATCGTACGTAGATTCGACTGGACAATATGCCCGAATCACGACTTTCATGAAAGATATTGGAACTCAGGAAATGGCAAGAGTAGAGAAAAAATTACGCTCAAAAATTGCCGAAATTTTCCCTGAAGATCGTTACGAAGTGACTCTGACCGGAAAAGCTTTGGTTTTCCAGAAAGGAACATCGTATTTGGTCGACAACTTAATCGAATCGTTGATTTTTGCGATTTTAGTAATTGCAGGATTAATGTTGTACTTGTTCAGATCGTTCAAAATGGTTATGGCGTCTGTGATTACGAATATTTTACCGCTTTGTATTACGTCCGGATTAATGGGTTATTTCGGGATTCCGCTAAAACCTTCTACGATTTTAGTATTCAGTATTGCGTTTGGTATTTCGGTAGATAATGCGATTCAGTTTATGGCGAAGTACAAACATGATTTAATTCAGAGCAACGGAAAAGTCAAAAAATCTGTTTTCAGTGCTTTGAGAGAAACAGGAATCAGTACTTTTTATACTTCGGTAGTTTTGATTTTAGGTTTTGCTACTTTCACGCTTTCAAGCTTTAGCGGAACAATCGCCCTTGGCGGATTAATTTCTTGTACTTTGGCCTTTGCAATGTTCGCGAATTTATTGGTTTTACCGGCTTTGGTTTTGACTTTTGAAAAGAAGAAAGCTAAGAAAGAGGATTTGGAGAATTTGGAGGGGTAA